gtaactaattaggttgtaaatgccttaaaaatcattaataatcagttataacttatacgtagaaagtgcaacaatatagatggctgtgggttcactatttggcaagaGGCCATTGTTGCCCTTATAacgtgtgttataactgattattaatgatttttaaggcatttacaacttaattagtaaccatttattaactaattgtaaaccattcataaaggtagtcttattttaaagtggtacccatatttCTGTATGTAtggctcaataaatattgcccatatcaatctaaatttttaatcatttattgtttctgataACGTACCTACTCAATGTCAATAGCGAAAAATAGTCCAACTTGTTCTTCTGGAtgcatgaatttatttatttattttttaaagatgagTAGGAGAGGGTGCCCCAGCACCTGGGCTGTGATCCACAAGCCAACACTCCACACTGTTTCTTTGTTTGTGAGAGTAACCGAGGGTATTTCCTAGGTGATTATTACTGTGGCCCCCCGGGGGAGCTGGACCAGGATCCAGATGAAGATTGGGTGAAGAACCTGCAAGAGGAAGGTCGAGCCTATCAGGAGTGGGACGAGGATGCAGACGTTGATGAATCAGGTAAACACTCGGCAACCTGTACGCATTTCCAGTTCCACCATAATAGGTGCAACACAACCTCTGATCAGCTACAGTAAAAAGGTTTCAGAAATTGTCTGCTACTTTAAAACATCTGCTTTTtttattgacctttttttttgcagaagaGGCATGTGAGGACTCTCTGGCAATCAGTGCAGTGAGCAGGGAGAAGAATCTGTTGAATGGAATGATCCAGAACCTTTTGCCTGCTGTGGGGCCATCAGTACACACTGTTAGTCTGGCCTATAGTGCTGCTGTTTCCAGCAAAATGGTGAGGGTAAAACcaccacacatgcacacagtatattactgttattattgtacaGTTTAAATGTTATTGTAATAACAAGTAATTTATACAACAGTGTTGTGTTGTACTTAACTCTGTGAGAAATAAAATTTTCCATGGTGTTTGCCCTTGTTTCATTTCGTCATGTTTTCTAAATCCTCAGGTACGTCAGATCCTCAGTCTATGCCCAAACCTTAGACACTTGGACCTTACGCAAACAGATATCACAGATTCAGCCTTTGACAGGTGAGGGTTGTATGTTTAATCTACCTTACATACTCATAAAACAGACATATTATCACCAGTAAGCATCTTATTACTTTTACATGTCACTGATGGAGGTAATCCTTTCTTTGCACAGCTGGGCAGAACTGGGAGCATGCCGCTCGCTTGAGCACCTGGACCTCTCGGGCTGTGAGAAGATCACTGACCACACCATGAAGAGACTGTCCGTGGGTTTAGGTGACCTGACCCTACCGAAGAACAGCCCTGTACGCAGAGCCAAACTTCAGAAGGGCCCATCATCTCCAATCCGACTTTTGGACGAGCACTCTGCTTACACAATGGGACGCGCCCGGCAGGCTCTCATCTTCAAGCGGAGGCCTGGTGGGCAGGGCATGGCCTGCAGCCCTGTCTGGGTTTTGGATCCAGCTGAGCTGGCTGACATTGAGGATGCTGTAGATTGGAGCAGGCGTGGAGGCGTACCTGTGCAAGATGAGGCACACTGTGGAATTTTGGAGTTGCAGGCAGGAGGTGGGTCTTGCTGCTGCAGGAAGAGCAAGAGGCGGAGCTACAGGACTGATGCTAGCTCCTCCTACTGGCAGCAGCTGTATGGTGCTCTGCAGTGTGGTCACTCTACATGCTGCAGTTCAGATGCTGCAATCAGGACAGTGAAAGGAGCAAACTGTGAGCCCCAGGCCACTGGAGGCAGTGCTGAGTTTCGGACTAAATGCTTGCCTGAGGGCGACTACAGGACTGATCAGTTGGGAGCTTGTCGAGCTCTTAGGTTCCTCAGCCTGTCGGGATGCTATCAGGTCACAGACCTTGGCCTGAGGTACtaaactacacaaacacactgtcaaaatgtctagttgtggtgtctaacatgaatgaatgccatttgagccgtttttgtataaaaaagggaggggggggggttcttaagtgtttctatttagccttgctttagatcactgaaatagtggtctctgaagaaagacaggctcttgctcatgaatattcatacatgcaaatatatcacctctgattggctaacagcactgcagcagaaaacgcCTACCTAACTTTAATAATCAAGCCTTCAGGTTTTTTAGCTAAAACCCTAACAGCTAATGACAGAGCTAAATCAAACAATGATgtcaggatgttttttttttctttttcattttcttgctggttttatttaaatgagtctgaactaaataatagtaattatttttttcagctaAAAAATACTGATAATTTTCTGATGCTGTGAGAgccattttatttctgttaaattTATAATGGCTGTAAATTCCATTTGCACTGGCATTAGTTAGATATATATTACATTCATCCTCAGGGTATTCAGTATACACATCGTTTAGCTCATTTTGCCCTCAATTCCAGTTCTCTGGACAACAGGAGACATTTGTAATTGTGCCCTACTTTGCATGACAGTAAATGTGATGTTTGTTGCAGGTGTCTTTCTCAGGGAGGAGGGCTCCCTCTGCTGGAGCATCTTAACCTTTCAGGCTGTCTGTTCATCACTGAGGTGGGTCTGCAGGAACTGGTGTCAGCCTGCCCTTCACTCAACAATGAACACTTCTACTACTGCGATAACATCAACggtaacacactcacactcagtcCCTGTCTCTTAACTGACTAATTAATCTCCTTTGTCCTCTTTCTCAATGAAATGACACAGTCATGCTGCCCCTGGCTGTGTATGCAGTGTGCATTGCCATCAGTCAGAATTTAAAACCAtagtaatattatataatgactagtgctgggcgatataaaatcatatatcatgatatggaattttttatatcacgataacgatatatatcataatataccacatttatataaataaattataaataaattaacaaacacgaaaattaggggattcaatctgtaatttcagtttgttttagttttttttaagttaccaattttattagtttcagttaaggagaactttcagttttcgttattttcgttaacaataatacttggttattTAGCTATATAGTGATTAtcataccatagctttatataaaataaaaatagtattaacaGATGattacatcacagactatttcctggagacCCGGCCTGAGGAAAGTTATGGGAAATCTCAggtcgggtccgggcagagaaataaaagtcaaagtattctgctatttaatggaaaattaataacaataataatagagttctgcatactagagtttagattgtctgcctgaacgcCAGCATGAATGCCAGCATGATTGACCCGATACCCGAATTTGGGCCGGCAAGAATTCTCACTGCTTTCCTGGCGCGCTGTAGTGTTCGGCTGAAGAAAATGCTCAGTGACGTGACGTAGAACTAAGTTTAATGTAATAAATcgcactgtgatttttgtgctgatccaaaAGTTACAGCTCATCTGTGCGTtcaaagctccgcaggtggattaatggatGCGCGGCTCACAGGGATTTGGCACTTCTTCTACTGCTTACGTGCTGCATGATGTGCAGTCTatcagcctgccagtcagactacagtgtcagcatataaatcgcgtGCGTTTTTCTACAgcacaaaccattcaaacatgcggatgagctctccacacccgattaaaaaaatcacgcagtgtctgtctggcttaaaatagttcgatacagctattaaatgaataaatcagcattcattgaaaagaccagggagtagttctgtatgctaaataacaaagaacagcagtaataagctaataacatttaataaaaacagaaaaatagatataaaataggaaaataaccaactaaactaagctcaaaatgctaacgAATTCTTAAAGGACAAAATTGTAATAGTGAAccctcaaagcagtagcttaaagacagaatataaagctttaccagagcTATGAGATGCAACACctgaaattattaaaatgtaaaaatatacaacagagcgccgtgatcctcaccaaaaatagaaaaccatgatagaaacccaaccctaactaatacattttatcatagcctactttatatatttgcatgaataattaatgAAATTACTTTAGAAACATATCATGTTATGATAAGTTTTTCTCCACATGCTGTTATCTGTATCCACTGTATGATTACACTAGTAGGAAGGTGCGCACTTCTTTTTCTAATGCTGTATGAGTACAGTATTTATTAGTATGAAtacagtttagatttttttaaacatgctgcAATAAAGGAATGTCATATATGGGTttaacaaatgtttttatttgggctgcaaaatatatacttttagcATTGTCATCACAATGTAGGTACGTGCAATGTAGGCATTGTGGCCGATGGTAAATCTGTTTTTGCTGCTTGATAAAGAGAATTGCACTATTTTCCACATTATGCCTTAAAGGTTTTTACTGCCAAATGACCAATGGTTAGTTTTGCTGTAGTTttggtttttttgtttttctagtaTTGTGCTGCGCCAAATTGGTGGGCTTCTGGACATCAGTATCATGTTTGACTTTTTTATTGAAGAAATGCACTTCTATATTTgtatacatacacatttatatgtataaatagaGTAATTCGTGCTTAGCCCAGCTCTTACGCTACACTGGGCTTATGTACGAGATGCTGATTGGTGTACAGCACCTTAAGGTAAGTTATAAAGAAAGACTTTAGATCTGGAGAGGTACATGTCAAATATCTCTGCTTGACTAGACCATGCCTTTCATATCTACTGTGCTGAGTGGATGTACCAAAGCCAGTCtatgtatttgcacatctgtgttataAGTTTAAGTAGCTGAATAGCTTGTACTTTTTACACTACATAAATTGGTTTTGTAGCTTTTTTCAGTGCCTGATGATGATATACTTATATAGTACCTTTTTTTAGATACCCATGGGTGCATTACATTTAGATtctacacacaatcacacactggTGAAAAGCAGTCAATTGCACAAAGTGAACTCTTAATCGAAACAACCACCCACCTGGAAGACTGCAACATGCACTGAGGCCCTGACCCAGGGTAGACACGCATTTACATACATACTTAAACTCACACACATCAGAACAATTTAGATCCAATATTTCAGTGTGATTTAGTGTATACAATTTACCAGATCTGCATGTTTTTGGATTGTGGAAGAAGACTGGAGTCCCTGAAGGGGAGAACATaggaactccacccagatagCTACTCTTGAACTCAGGACACCAGCCCTAGGAGGCCACTGTGCCACTTAAAAAACCCACAACAATAACCCCCAAAATCCACCCCTAGAACTCTTAACTGATTTGGCAAAAGGTCATTCATCATTACATGAGCCCACGCAAGTCCTTCAGAAAAGATTTAGGACTACAttggttatagttttataaatgtttacagtCTTCAAAATTGATTagttgtaacaaaaaaaaaaaaaaaaatgtgtatatatatatatatatatatatatatatatatatatatatatatatatatatatatagtttttgcatttttctaactttttttttttcagattatcaaacaaactttaatataagacaaataaaacttgtaaatataaaaagcactttttaaatgataatttattaaagaaaaaaaatatccaaaccagtctttttttttacatctctgtAAGAAAATTCTGATcttctcttctttacagaattgattTAATTCACCCACATTGAAGGGCTTTGAGtagaacagcctgtttaagatcatgccacagcatctcaatcagactttgactaggccagtccaaaaccttcatttcgttttttttttgtttaagccaGTCAGaggcttgtttgtgtgctttggatcattgtccttcTGCAGAACCCAAGTGCGCCAGAACTCGAGGTCACGTTgaccagacattctccttcaggtttgtctggtaaacagcagaattcctgttttcatttattacagcaagttttctTGGCCCTAGGCCCTAGTATTGTTTGCTTTAATGAATGAAGTCATTATCAAGTGTGTTTTCTATTGACTCAAATTATATTTGTATGATATTAAATTTAGTTTGagaatctaaaaaatgtaagtatgaaaaaACGTCAATCAATACAATCAATATACCAACTTGGATTAGTTGTTATATTCATTGATTAGATGTCTAAAccttttcttctctctccctGTTTCTATCTGTCCGCAGGTCCTCATGCTGAGACAGCAAGTGGATGTCAGAATCTACAGTGTGGTTTCAGGGCCTGCTGTCGCTCTGGAGAGTGAACACCAAACCCCTGTGTctcatgttttgttttattattattattattattttgtcttgtgtcagtttttgctcttttatttAGTTAATGCGAGTTCCTACCTTTTGTGTGTTTAAGTGATACTCTGGCATTTCTTTACCTAATCTGCTCTGTTTCCACTATACCATCGGATATCATGGACCGTTATTTCTGTGTATTTGACCCACTGATCCAACCACATAAGGTACCACAGCAGCTGCCTAAAATACTGAACAAAAACTGAACGGAAAATGTTCTGAATAATAACACAGTGGAGCACGTCAGTAGAAGTGATTGGACGGTTGCTGGATTAGTTTGTAAATTCGACAGGTTGTTGGATTAACTTGTACATTGGGCAAACtacaacctgaaaaaaaaaagcttcataagcTTTAGTTATGAATGACCATAAATACTTTTAGCTTGACAGCTAGTCCTATATCTGAAATGAGAATTTGCAAACTTGCAACttgaaatacaaatatttttgatAACAGTTTAAGCAAACTACCATGTTAAGTAAAAGTTTGTTGGCTTTTCTTTTActgaaatgatacaaaaaaaaaaaaaactacagccgGCCTTTTCAGATAGTTTCAGAAAAATAGAGATACAAGTTTTTGTTCTGATTTAAGATTAAAATTGAAATATTGTGAAATCAAACAAGCAAAAAACTATACCACAGAGGTTAGGTTAAAATACAATGGAGTATTACTTTAATACCACCATGCTTACCATCTTTCTGCCCGTCTTCCTCTCATTCTTCTCTGCTTCATCATTCACATGCATtttgtgctctttctctctccctttcccctTTCTGATCCATTTGCACTTTTAATTCCAGAGTGCTCAGGTTGTACTGTCATTTGTGGAATAAAGTCTCTAGAAAAAAGAAAATTCCAAGAGGTGCCATCCTCATTGGAGCAATTGCGCAGTTTAAAGATATGTAAAGTTGTAGATAATTAATGCGGTAACTGTTGCTTTGAGTGTAATGTTTTGAGATTTTGGCATTTGGAAAGGGCAGGAATGCTGATTGATCTGTAATTTTGAAGGCTTTATGAAAATGTATACATGAATTTGGATCACCAATTTCTTGCTGCTTTTTTAAGCAGTAATATTTCACAATGCTCTAGACCTGCCTGTAGTCTTTATCTAGTGGACATGTATAGCTCCCTACCCTGCCATTACTGTACAGGTGCTTCTACAAACAAGTGTTTGGCTTCCTTTCCCCTTTTAGCCACTCAGACTTTGCGTAAGAAGAACCACTGGAAGTAGAGCTGCCTGTTCTTTATTTTGAGATGAACCTGGTTTAAGATTGCACTCTGCATtgtctgtttaaaataataaattatataagcAAAAATATTCTCCATTGGTTCCTGCTTCTTACTTTCTCCGAAGGCTACATTCCCACAGTAGATTTTTCTTTCTCCTTTACGTAAAAGTTGCATGAATTTTGACCTGGCTGTTTAAACAGTCACATTGCCATCGAATCCAGTGTCAGTACCACATATTGAAGTTGCTCAAAATAAAATGtctaatttcagtgtttttccacaC
The Astyanax mexicanus isolate ESR-SI-001 chromosome 13, AstMex3_surface, whole genome shotgun sequence DNA segment above includes these coding regions:
- the fbxl5 gene encoding F-box/LRR-repeat protein 5, which codes for MAPFPDEVDVFTGPHWRMKQLVGLYCDKLSKTNFSNNNDFRAFLQTLCATFKVFKIHEQIENEYIIDLLQQRSRTIYNVHSDNKLSEMLLLFEKGLRNVKSECEQLNYARQLKERLEAFTQDFLPHMKEEEEVFQPMLMEYFTYEELKAIKRQVIAQHCSQQWEKTEEVLKGINVWKQAEELHKVFKYSDHEKTEDERENRTYTHISTLPEEVLVRLFRYLGPEDLCRCSQVCSTWAQVVKTGVLWRHLYPVRWARGDYYCGPPGELDQDPDEDWVKNLQEEGRAYQEWDEDADVDESEEACEDSLAISAVSREKNLLNGMIQNLLPAVGPSVHTVSLAYSAAVSSKMVRQILSLCPNLRHLDLTQTDITDSAFDSWAELGACRSLEHLDLSGCEKITDHTMKRLSVGLGDLTLPKNSPVRRAKLQKGPSSPIRLLDEHSAYTMGRARQALIFKRRPGGQGMACSPVWVLDPAELADIEDAVDWSRRGGVPVQDEAHCGILELQAGGGSCCCRKSKRRSYRTDASSSYWQQLYGALQCGHSTCCSSDAAIRTVKGANCEPQATGGSAEFRTKCLPEGDYRTDQLGACRALRFLSLSGCYQVTDLGLRCLSQGGGLPLLEHLNLSGCLFITEVGLQELVSACPSLNNEHFYYCDNINGPHAETASGCQNLQCGFRACCRSGE